In Kiritimatiellia bacterium, one genomic interval encodes:
- the rpiB gene encoding ribose 5-phosphate isomerase B, translating into MRIVISSDHGGFRLKEVLKSHLAGKKIETEDLGCFNADSVDYPDFAARAAEEVAMNRADSGIVICTTGIGASIVANKFPGVRAALCLNPHMAKMSRAHNNANVLALGGALINEDAAKETVDCWLATRFDAGERHSRRVRKIEDYAQSANETAGIARTDPEIYAVIRGEASREKDNLELIASENYASRAVREAAGCLMTNKYAEGYPGKRWYDGCQFVDKAEQLAIDRAKELFGAEHANVQPHCGSSANLAVYFAALNPGDRVLAMDIAHGGHLTHGMKTNLSGRLFDVRHYGVSRRTEQLDYDEIAGLAREHRPKLIVAGASAYPRAIDFEKFRAIADSVSALLMVDMAHIAGLVAAGCHPSPVPYAEFVTSTTHKTLRGPRSGLILCQKRFAQDIDRQIFPGMQGGPLMHIIAAKAVCFHEALQPEFKQYQQQVLRNARALAETLQSEGLRIISGGTDNHLMLADLTPMNITGKAAAVALDKAGITANKNLIPFDAKSPFVTSGIRLGSPAVTTRGMKEEEMRQISALIMEALRNINDEGALEAVRRKATNLTNKFPLP; encoded by the coding sequence ATGCGCATCGTCATAAGCTCCGATCACGGCGGTTTTCGCCTGAAAGAAGTTCTGAAAAGCCACCTTGCCGGCAAAAAAATTGAGACGGAAGATTTGGGATGCTTCAACGCCGATTCGGTTGACTACCCCGACTTTGCCGCGCGCGCCGCTGAGGAAGTGGCCATGAACCGGGCCGATTCGGGAATCGTAATCTGCACCACCGGCATCGGCGCCTCAATCGTCGCCAACAAATTCCCGGGCGTGCGCGCCGCGCTCTGCCTGAACCCGCACATGGCGAAAATGTCCCGCGCGCACAACAACGCCAACGTGCTGGCCCTCGGCGGCGCCCTGATAAACGAGGACGCGGCGAAAGAAACCGTTGATTGCTGGCTGGCAACCCGCTTTGACGCCGGCGAACGACACAGTCGCCGCGTGCGGAAAATTGAGGATTACGCGCAAAGCGCGAATGAAACCGCCGGCATCGCCAGAACCGATCCGGAAATTTACGCGGTTATCCGGGGCGAAGCCTCCCGCGAAAAGGACAATCTTGAGCTAATCGCCTCGGAAAATTACGCCAGCCGGGCAGTGCGGGAAGCGGCCGGATGCCTGATGACCAATAAATACGCCGAGGGTTATCCCGGCAAACGCTGGTATGACGGCTGCCAGTTCGTGGATAAAGCCGAACAACTCGCCATTGACCGCGCCAAAGAACTGTTCGGCGCGGAACACGCCAACGTCCAGCCGCACTGCGGCAGTTCCGCCAATCTGGCGGTCTATTTCGCGGCGCTCAATCCCGGCGACCGGGTGCTGGCGATGGATATCGCCCACGGCGGACATTTGACGCACGGAATGAAAACCAACCTTTCGGGACGGCTGTTTGACGTCCGCCATTACGGCGTCAGCCGCCGGACGGAACAGCTGGACTACGATGAAATCGCCGGACTGGCCCGCGAGCATCGTCCGAAACTGATCGTGGCCGGGGCAAGCGCTTATCCGCGCGCCATTGATTTTGAAAAATTCCGCGCGATAGCCGACAGCGTTTCCGCCTTGCTGATGGTTGACATGGCGCATATCGCCGGCCTGGTCGCCGCGGGCTGCCACCCGAGCCCGGTGCCTTACGCCGAGTTTGTCACCTCCACCACGCACAAGACCCTGCGCGGTCCGCGCAGCGGGCTGATTCTCTGCCAAAAGCGGTTTGCACAGGACATTGACCGCCAGATATTTCCCGGGATGCAGGGCGGCCCCCTGATGCACATTATCGCGGCCAAGGCCGTTTGTTTCCATGAGGCGCTGCAACCGGAATTCAAGCAATATCAACAACAGGTGCTCCGCAATGCGCGCGCGCTGGCGGAAACCCTGCAATCCGAAGGCTTAAGAATCATCTCCGGGGGCACGGACAACCATCTCATGCTCGCGGACCTGACGCCGATGAACATCACCGGCAAGGCGGCCGCGGTCGCGCTTGACAAGGCCGGGATCACGGCCAACAAGAACCTTATTCCTTTTGACGCCAAAAGCCCGTTTGTAACTTCCGGCATACGGCTCGGCTCACCGGCGGTAACCACCCGCGGCATGAAAGAGGAGGAAATGCGGCAGATCTCCGCCCTGATCATGGAAGCCTTGCGGAACATAAATGATGAAGGGGCGCTGGAGGCGGTCCGGCGGAAAGCAACCAACCTGACGAATAAGTTTCCGCTCCCCTAG
- a CDS encoding GspE/PulE family protein: MPEMVKYEPLLQLLVDHRIVKDAQAEEIAAEMQSSGNSARRIVLDKGIINEDDLLVLIASHLGTSVVKLAERDIPEEMIKSIPPSVARMYNVIPISADSNSVVLAVSQLLSPEIVDEIRFVLTRDVTFVLAREGDVKNFINKFYGEETMNEMLSALETDIEAGGVIELAEGKDDETGIEQAANAKPVVRFVNVVLYEAVQAKASDIHFEPFENEFKIRYRVDGALYEMSPPPKKLALPVISRIKVMSNLNIAERRLPQDGRLQMTMLGRQIDFRVSTLPTQFGESVVLRVLDRSTVSLELENLGMPSEIYDAFNVDIKKPNGIIIVTGPTGSGKTTTLYSALRRINSVDIKLLTVEEPVEYDIEGIVQVQTNEDIGVTFLRCLRAFLRQDPDIIMVGEIRDLETAQVSIQASLTGHLVLTTLHTNDASGAITRLIDMNVEPFLISSTLESILAQRLVRTICKKCKTPFQPEKAMLERLNLNEKISGGRPFYYGKGCSECHDTGYRGRKGIYEYLPISEPIRLLINTKKPTIEIRNKAVELGMRLLREDGIQNIFDGYTTAEEILRYT, from the coding sequence ATGCCGGAAATGGTAAAATACGAACCTTTGTTGCAGCTTCTGGTTGACCACCGCATCGTCAAGGATGCTCAGGCCGAAGAAATAGCCGCGGAAATGCAAAGCTCCGGCAATTCCGCGCGCCGGATAGTCCTGGATAAGGGCATCATCAATGAAGACGACCTGTTGGTGCTGATCGCCAGCCATCTCGGCACGTCGGTTGTCAAACTGGCGGAGCGCGATATTCCGGAAGAAATGATTAAATCCATTCCGCCCAGCGTCGCCCGCATGTACAACGTCATCCCGATTTCCGCCGATTCAAATTCCGTGGTGCTGGCCGTCTCGCAGTTGTTGAGCCCGGAAATTGTGGACGAAATCCGTTTTGTCCTGACCAGGGATGTTACCTTTGTCCTGGCCCGCGAGGGTGACGTTAAAAACTTTATCAACAAGTTCTACGGCGAGGAGACGATGAACGAAATGCTTTCCGCCCTTGAGACCGATATTGAGGCCGGCGGCGTAATTGAGCTGGCGGAGGGCAAGGACGATGAAACCGGCATTGAACAGGCCGCCAATGCCAAGCCCGTTGTTCGTTTTGTCAACGTGGTTCTCTACGAGGCGGTCCAGGCTAAGGCCTCCGATATCCATTTTGAGCCGTTTGAAAACGAATTTAAAATCCGCTACCGCGTGGACGGCGCTCTTTATGAAATGTCGCCGCCCCCGAAGAAACTTGCCCTGCCGGTCATTTCCCGCATAAAGGTCATGTCCAATCTCAATATTGCCGAGCGCCGCCTGCCTCAGGACGGCCGTTTGCAGATGACCATGCTCGGCCGGCAGATTGATTTCCGCGTTTCAACCCTGCCGACCCAGTTCGGCGAGAGCGTCGTGCTCCGCGTCCTGGACCGTTCCACCGTTTCGCTGGAGCTTGAAAACCTGGGCATGCCGTCCGAGATTTACGACGCTTTCAATGTTGATATCAAAAAGCCGAACGGCATCATTATTGTAACCGGGCCGACCGGTTCCGGCAAGACCACCACGCTTTATTCCGCCCTGCGGCGCATCAATTCCGTGGATATAAAACTCCTCACGGTTGAGGAGCCCGTTGAGTATGACATTGAAGGCATCGTGCAGGTGCAGACCAACGAAGATATCGGCGTTACTTTTTTGCGCTGTCTGCGCGCTTTCCTCCGCCAGGACCCGGATATTATCATGGTCGGTGAAATCCGCGATCTGGAAACGGCCCAGGTCTCAATTCAGGCCTCGCTGACCGGCCACCTGGTGCTGACCACCTTGCATACCAATGACGCTTCCGGCGCCATTACCAGGCTGATTGATATGAACGTGGAACCCTTCCTGATCTCTTCCACGCTGGAATCAATCCTTGCCCAGCGGCTGGTGCGGACCATCTGTAAGAAGTGCAAAACCCCGTTTCAGCCCGAGAAAGCCATGCTTGAACGTTTGAATTTAAACGAGAAAATCTCCGGCGGCCGGCCTTTTTACTACGGCAAGGGATGCTCTGAATGCCATGACACCGGTTATCGGGGCCGCAAGGGTATTTATGAGTATCTGCCGATCAGCGAGCCGATCCGCTTGCTGATCAACACTAAAAAGCCCACCATTGAAATCCGGAACAAGGCGGTTGAACTGGGTATGCGGCTCTTGCGCGAAGACGGCATCCAGAATATTTTTGACGGCTACACCACCGCCGAGGAAATTTTGCGCTATACGTGA
- a CDS encoding type IV pilus twitching motility protein PilT, translating to MTDNTYGMNDLLAMVVEEGASDLHVSVGLPPMLRLHGALQAVDCPPLKPDDTERLMKSITSENNQQKVREMGGVDFGFGFGKQARFRVSVLRERGNIGMVLRQIPSSLMSLEQIGLPAQVKDLLYRPRGLILVTGPTGSGKTTTLASMIDLINSERDCHIITIEDPVEYYHQHKRSIITQREIGVDVPNFKEALRRALRQDPDVILVGEMRDLETMEAAITAAETGHLVFATLHTTGAARTVDRIVDAFPTDQQEQIRTQLASTLVAAISQLLLVRKDKPGRVAAFELMITTPSIQSLIRDNKTFRIISDIQTGAKWGMVSLDAYLLSLFEKGMISYENMIIKAQDPTALTAKLQGGQR from the coding sequence ATGACGGACAACACATATGGCATGAACGATCTCCTGGCGATGGTGGTTGAGGAAGGCGCTTCGGATTTGCACGTTTCGGTCGGCTTGCCGCCGATGCTGCGGCTGCACGGCGCTTTGCAGGCGGTGGATTGCCCGCCCTTGAAGCCGGACGACACCGAACGGCTGATGAAGAGCATCACTTCCGAAAACAATCAGCAAAAGGTGCGCGAGATGGGGGGCGTGGATTTCGGCTTCGGTTTCGGCAAACAGGCGCGTTTCCGGGTAAGCGTTTTGCGGGAACGGGGAAATATCGGCATGGTTTTGCGCCAGATTCCCTCCAGCCTGATGTCGCTTGAGCAGATCGGCCTGCCGGCCCAGGTCAAGGATCTTCTTTATCGCCCGCGCGGGTTGATCCTGGTAACCGGGCCGACCGGTTCCGGCAAGACCACCACGCTTGCCAGCATGATTGACCTGATTAACTCCGAGCGCGACTGCCATATCATTACCATTGAAGACCCGGTTGAATATTATCACCAGCATAAACGTTCCATAATTACCCAGCGTGAAATCGGGGTGGATGTGCCCAATTTCAAGGAGGCCTTGCGCCGCGCTTTGCGCCAGGACCCCGACGTCATTCTGGTGGGCGAAATGCGCGACCTGGAGACAATGGAGGCGGCCATTACGGCCGCTGAAACCGGCCACCTCGTTTTCGCCACCCTGCATACCACCGGCGCGGCGCGCACCGTGGATAGGATTGTTGACGCGTTCCCGACCGACCAGCAGGAGCAGATCCGCACCCAGCTCGCTTCAACCCTCGTGGCCGCAATTTCCCAGCTGCTCCTTGTCCGCAAAGACAAGCCCGGCCGCGTCGCCGCCTTTGAGCTGATGATCACCACGCCTTCCATCCAGTCCCTGATCCGGGATAATAAGACCTTCCGGATTATTTCCGATATCCAGACCGGCGCAAAATGGGGCATGGTTTCCCTGGATGCCTATTTGTTGTCATTGTTTGAAAAAGGCATGATAAGTTACGAGAATATGATTATTAAAGCACAGGATCCGACCGCCCTGACGGCAAAGCTCCAGGGCGGGCAGAGATAA